TCTTTGACTTTCACCACAAATTTACAGCTTTAACTCTCCCTTCCAGATCCAGCCATGTCAAAGCTCTTTCCTCATTTCCATGCATCTCCACCTGCTCAAAGCCCCGTGTTATTTTCCCCatacaaaagaaaacttaataTTAATCAGTCCTCCTAATAAGTCAGAACCACATATGCTCATGCATCCTCTTGTAACTTGGTCAATTCATATAGatatggttttttattttggttgatAGAAACTAAACGAATTTTAGTCAAATTAAGATTAGACCTCGGATTcaggcaagaaaaaaaaattcacagaTTTCTTTTTCGTAGACATCTACATCAGCAAATGAAAAGGAGAGAGTAAATTTAACACTAACCAGAAAGTTAATCTGAATCAGAGGACATCTGAGAACGAGGATCCAATGTCGTGATCATTTTCGACAGCACCTCACCCATTTCTTCTAATTCATCCTTTGCAAATCCCCAACTTCTAACTAACTCAGCCCCAGGCGCTCCTCTGGCAATCCCAAAGCTACGAAGACTTCCCAATCTATTCTCCAAGAATGGTAAAACAGCACTGCTAGACCGTAGTCTAGCTGCCATAGGAATGGAATGGACATCAAGTGATCCCCTTGATGGAGAATCAATAATTGGGGTGCTCAAAAGCTCACCATGTTGGCCAACACGGTTCCCAAAGATTGAAGGAAAAGGCAAAGGTATTGGAAGTGGACATTGAGCCACGGACAGATGGCAGAACATTGGCCTTGTCGTTGCATGCTCATAAGCAGCATGAACCATATCTTTTACTTCAGAAACTGATGCCCGCTGACCTCTTGCTGAACAGAAACGATCAATTAGAATATAATACGCATCCAGTCTCCATAATCCCAATTGTACATTTGATAATATTTTTCCCAAACTCACACCTTCATTGACTAAGTTGTTCTAGGTACTATGTAACAAGAGTGGAATTTCCAGTTTCACCAATGACTTGTAATTTCACAAGCATCTATAAATTCATATTGCCTCTAAATAACAAGTTAACTAGTTATACAATTTACATCCATAAAATGCAGAGATGATTCAGAATGTAATCAAAAAGGCAATGATTGcaatgaaagaaataaaaaaagaaaaccagtGCAGTATTATCACAAGAGTGACATTTTTGGAGATGTTCTTGCTAAATAATACAGATTCGGGCAATAGAACATTTTTTTGTGGTGCAATGCATCGGCTATGTTTATCTTGTAACCTCTGATATATGCTTTTAAGTCCCCAAAGTTCCAGTTAAGATATGGCAGCAGATGTTCTTACTATTGTATAAAATGTTGtgacccaaagaaaaaaaaaaaagggatgtATCCTTATGCttctagttttgttttgtttttttgtttttttttcaaagccACGCACCCAAATTCACATTGCTCTAGCCACTAAGGCAGAGTGTAACTAGTAAATTGCATACTCAGAAAATATGATCGCTTAAAGAAATTCCAGAAGCACAACATATGAACTATCTTAAGTGAGCATGTTTAACATTCTCAGGAGtctaatgaaaataataataaaaagaactgATGTTCACTCCAAAACAGTACCTGGTCCTAGGGCCCCGTGGACTGAGATGGATTCTACTGATTGTAAGTCCTCAATATCCTTTGCTATCTCTGGTGTCAATGGCTGCAAATGACGTAGCAAAGTTTGCTCGACCTGATTCCCTGTTTATAATGCCAAATAATTAACCAAAATGATTGCTAATAACAAAGGGCTTAATGTGAAAACCGACTGAAGTAATTACCAGTTAAAGAAGGGGCTGGCATTGCAGCATCCAGAATGGCAACCATATTCTGCCTAGTTTGCCCTGATAGGATTTGCACAACCTCATTAACAGTCACGGCACCAGAAGCATAAGATGAGTCTGCAGTGGGCCCAAGTGGTTCCATTCGAAAAGGGAGACTAAGAGAATGTAGGGTAGCAGCATAAGCTGCACTGCAGTGATACGGCTTTTCATCATTGATGCAGAGAAATGTTGAAGCTTTGCCTTTCAAATCAAGTGGACAGAAGATTAGTCCACAAGAAAGTGTAACTTCTTTAAAACAGAGAAACTAAGAGAGTATCAACACTGATCAtagaaaatgaagaacaaaCTACTGGTTCAAACAAAGCTTTAAAACCTAGGCTCTATATTAAGTATGCCAATATTCATTCAGGGGGAAATTTAGCAGCTCAAGCACAGAATTGGTACTCATTTTTTCCTGATTAATAGGATTAAATCAGATaactaagagagagagagagaaaaaggctGCAGAATCACAATGCTACAGCAACAGTATGTAAACTGACTCTGAGGAGGCTAGAGAATCAATCATGCAAATAATACATTCAATAAGAGCAATATTTCTTACTTCTACTCAATGAGGGTAACCCCACGGGAACGATCAGTTTACATAACGATGATAGCCTTGAAAATGAAACAGCATCGTGAAGCTTCCTACTGACTCTCTGCTTCTGGCTTCTGGGATCCACGGAAGAACCAGGACCACGCACAGCATAGAGCAACACTGGAGCATTCGTATATTCATCTGCAATACTCTCCAGAACATCCACAGCTAGAGGAGAAAAACCCCCCGAGTCATCAACAATAAATTGAAAACCCTGTCAAAATACAAATTCATATTGAAGATCCCAACATTGAGAGGCTGATACAAAGCAGGGAGCACCAAAAACTCATTAACTGAAAATACTATACTACTTTTGTCGAAGTTAATATTAGCCAATGAATCTTTCAGTCTCTAAAAGCTTCAAGATGCTCACAATCCATGTAAACATAATTCATGTAGCATACACGTCGTTTTAATACAAATTCATAAATAGAGTAAGACACACTGGTCCATAACTACAAGGACCCTGTTTATACACCATATTGGACAGTCTCAGACACTAGCTTTCTCAAGGTTAAAATAAAGTACATGATCAAAAATCAGTAGACAGTATTTCTAGAGTACATGATCAACTCGACTAGCACTAATTGACAGCTTGTTTAGATCAAACGTCCCACCCAACATCCCCTATCAATTAAGCCAGGAAAAAGATGTAAATAAGTCAAAGTATAGGACAACAATTTATACTAGTAAAATACCTGAATATGGTCACACTCTTCTACGAAAAAGCGAAGCCTCCCACTAATTTCTTCTCCCTGCAAACCCCCAGATAAGGATTCCCTTCCAATCCCgtaattgtcaaatttctgaGGATCCACCCACAATCCACTTAATTCATATAAACTTTGGGGATGATACTCAACTTTTGAAAAGTCAGTCCAGTATTGGACACCATTTTCTAAACTCTCCACTTTATCCCTGTCATGAATTTCTGTTCGAGGATTCTCTCCACCAGTGACACCATTTTCAAAAGTCAAAGAATTTTCCTGCTCTTCCCCGTACAAACTTTGCAAgaacaaattctttttatgaGGCTCGGCAGCATGAGTAGAAACATTACCACCCCTGCACATTGGTTTAGAGACAGTAAAATCATCTAACACAACATATAAAGAAGAGCGCAAACAAAatgcataattttttaaaacctttttaaaaaatgttttaCCATGTCAAAATATTTGATGATGCAGATGAACCCTCATCATACAATGTACCACGTGAGCTCATAGACCCAAGGGACCCTGCAAAAgtcaaaaattgaaagtttGCAACTTCCATACATTTCAAGGCCACTAAATACACAAACCCAATTGCAGTTTTCAAGTACCTTGAAGATCAACAGAAACCAGGCGGGGAGTGTAAGTCAAAGTACCCTGTTGATGTCATGTGTGCAAGTCTCTAAGTAGAAGAAGGTGaagcaaaacatttgaatcaaagtaaaacaaataaaaacaaaaaatctgcACACCTGGTGCGTCTCACCAGAGCGGTAGAGCACGTCCATGTTCAAAGACTGATTCTTGAATACTGGGTCAGCATAAGGGTCTTCCGCCAACCCATTTAGCTCATCCTTCAAGAATATATGAATGAATATGTTAATCAACGAAAGAAGTTGAATGGCAGAGTCGGTTAATGGGTGTGTGAGTAAAGCTTGTGTTTGTGTATGTACCTGGAAGTTCCAGAAATGTGAGCCCACAAAGTTTGCAAAGCTTCCAACTTGGAGGGTGACGAGTTCTCTCATGGTTTCGGAACCAGCAGAGCTGCCAAGGGATCGGAGCGAGGGAACGAATTTGGAGCCAAAGGGGTTTTGAGAGACAAAGGAAGACTGAGACGCAGGACGGTGCGTTTTAGCGGTTTGCCAAAAGGATAAGCATTTAGTTGGGCCTATAAAACAAATCCAAGTCCATCTACCCAGAATAGGAAGAAGTGTACCAGCCTGGCCCTGGTGCACACACTTGCATGTTGGTCTGGGTTGTCTTTAAGCCTGCTTAGGATTCCCGTTAACAGAGGGGCTAGAATGAGGATTATAGCGAGGGGTTAAAATGAGGGAGTACTTAATAGTCGTCTAATTCGGTGTAGAGTTATTATTGGGCTATTGAATTGAACCCCTTCATTGTAACCCCTCAACATAGCCCCCTCATTATAGAAACTCCCTTATTTTAAGCCTGTTGCGATGTTGGAATTGCTTCCGAAAGAATTAAAAACTATACAGGTAGCCTTTGGTagaaacttttatttatttattaaaaacacaaaaacgtTTATAAATAGAAGTACTTACTACAAAAGAGTTTGATTGTCCAAGTGCTTTTTGAGAATAGTTTTTGACTATTTTACAAGCCCTTCATCCAAGGTCCTAGATTCGCTTCCCTCCTTCTCAaatatcattttgttttttgtttttttttttgggttaattaCACAATAGATGACCAACACGTTCACAAGTGAATATCACAGAACCTTTTTTCTACACCAATTGTATATAAGAATTTATCTCCACAAATTTGTTGACAACTTGTCAAAGTAGTGGATTTTTAGAATGGATGACATAAAAGAGTATTATAAACACGggggaaaaaaccaaaatcttATTGGGTGATCGACCCATTTCTTCAATgaacaatttttatttcaggTGACTGGCACACGttttcatcaccaccactgATTGTGCTCACAAACAATCTAAAGACAATAAGATATGTCAAAAAATCCGACAATACGAACAGAGAAATATCAAATGGTTGACATTGAAGcgaataaaaaatgaaaatgtttgGTGGTTAATGAACATAACAGGGCACAAGTAAAGGGCCATCTTTTGAATCATTGAGTTTTCTACCCAAAAGATTCTTGGGGCTCACCATATCAACTGTTTGAGATtcatgaattttaaaaagaaatgttGCTTTATCTTGAGGGCGACTGCTTTGTCGTGGATCCATAATTATCTTTGCATGACCCTCGCTGTAAGGCGAGATTATTCTATTTACCAAGAAAACTGGTGAACTTATTCAATGTAGAAATGGATATCATAAAAAATGTTGATTAGGTCCCAGTTTCATTTGACAGTGACTTTTGAGTTTTCAATATGCAATATACCTATCAACCACCACTACCATGGACATGACAGAATTGAGGCTTGCAGATGCCATGACATTTTATTTGGAGAGAGATTTTATACAACATaggtttatatataatttaaagcAAACCACCACAAAGATTTGTAATGGTAAAAAGCATGCAATTGTTTTAGCtacagaaaacaaaagttgGTAGTTGAGAAGTGATGTGCacgctagagagagagagagagagagacagagagagacagagaatAAGATGGCCTGCTACTAAGAATTCAACGACAATGCAAGTGCCAAGGTTTATGAACAAATGAACAAGTCCAAGGACCAAGTTTGGGGTAAAATAGCCAGCCTTTCCCCTTTATTTTGCAAGCTGGTGATCAGATGTTTAGGATTCAGTTGAACAAAAATTTGATCTTTGTTTGATGACAAGCAGCAAGGCAAACCCTCTAATTTTGGCATGGAAAGAAGACAATCGGTTACAGATACACTTGTATTCTCAGGATGGAGTTAGATTTTCATGTTAAATTTCCACAATGACAGTTAAGGATTTTGAAACCGCTGAGGCTTAGCCTAGGTGACAAGAAAAGGATTAGGATAAGTCATGGGTTCAATCTCATAATCCAATGTACTAGAAAAAGTTCAAAGGGATTTGATAAACTTTCGGGTTCGGACCCGATGCCAATAAGGTTTGTGAACTTCTGAAGGCAAACAATATGTAGCAGAAATCTGATGGATAAAGATTTCAATTTGAACCTCTCAAGTTGAGATACTAGAGCATAACTAATAGAAAAGATGTTAAaccatacaaataaaataaagtgaaTATTATGTTGGGAACATTTTCATCTTACTTCCTATTGTATAAAAGAACCAGATGAAGAAACTTGCTCTAACAATGGCAAATTCACATCTCCTCTTTCTAAAGCAGTGCCtccaaatatttataaaaaaaaaacttcagcTGCAtatctcttctctttttgctAAAGGTACCTTATTACTATTACTCATAATTCAGAGACTATGATTCCCCATGTATGTTTGTATCTGCAAAATTCATGGGGGATGATTGTATGTCTATACATCTCCTCCTTGGTTGTTGTGAAGAAGCCCACCTTTCCAACTCTGGCCATCTGatttctcatcttcttctgcttctctGCTGTTGTCTGACTCACCTCCAGTTGTAGATCGACCTTTGGCAAACTCACCTGGAAGGAGAGGACCTTGTGGAGAACCAGACTGTGAGTTGTTTGCCTTAGAATGGTCTGCACTGTGATCTAGGGGCATCCATATGCCATTGCCTTTGGCAGCAGAAGAAGCCGGTAGCTTTCGGACATGAAGCCTGTATTTCTGCACAGACAAATCAGACAAACACATGAGCAACCACTCAGACAGGAAaggaaaattataattatagaTGAGAGAAACAAAATTAAGTAACGAACCTGCAAATGGCTTTTCACTTCATCATTGGTGAGACCATCCACCTGCATAAGCTCTCTTATCTGCTTAGGAGTGgctactacaaaaaaaaaaaaaacacacagaTAAGGAACAAGCGcataaaatcaaaaaataaggGAGAATTTgattcaaataatttgaaagAAGGACTAAATTCAAGTTGTTTGGCATAGAAGCATAAAGATCAAGTATTTTCTAAAATTGTCACGCTGTTGAAAGACCTGAAAACCAACAATAAGTCTTACAACTTCACAAGTGGAAGTGCAAGATTCCACCCACtaaattcaatttcttaagaaaaattctgaattGGAAAGGAGTAAAGGACCAAAGACCAAGCAGATTTTCCAATTCCAATTTCCAGTCCAAGTTCAACTTCTTCCCCCTGCATATTTTTCCCATCCTATTTTTCAAGAAAGCAAAATCAATCagcttaattatattattttctagTCTCAAGCTCCAACCTTGTGTTCCTCCAAGCTGCTGAAGAGATTCAACAAAGCGGCGGTGAAGCTCAGGTGACCAGCATCGCCTTTGCTTCCTAAAGGGTTGTTGCTGCTGTGATTGCTGTTGAGGTTTGTTCTGTAATTTGAGTTGGCCTGCCAAACCAGAACCTGAACCACCTCTGCAGTTGTTGTTGCTCTTAATGTTTGTATTGTTTGAAGCATCCAGTGCTTCAGACATCAATGGAGTCATAAGAGAAAGGCTTGGGACCTGTGAGACCTCCTTGTCATCCTTAAGACAAGTTCCTGTAAAACCAGACTCATATTGTTCCTTGAATGGCACAAATGTCCTTCCCATGGCTCTGTTATTACTTGGCTCAATTGGGTTCTCAGGCACCGACCGATCATCTTCTTCGTTCCTCTGTGATATGCACACAAAAAATCAAGAAGATTATGAAAATTCTGCAAAATCCCAATAAAGTTCCAGCCTTTAACAAGATTATTttcagggaaaaaaaaggaaatttagaATTTAACCGTTCTGAGTCCTGATACAGAGTCGTGTTTGTTGTACTCAAAAATATTGAGGCTTGTGCTCCAAAGCTGAGCAGAGCTCATCCAGTTCTTCTTGTCACTGTTTTCCTTTCCCAAAACTCCCCCTCCATTCTCATCCAGATTACCCTTCAATGGTATGAATTCTTCTATCACAGGCCGATCTTCCATTTTCTTACACTGCATTACTTTCTCCTTCAACCTCTCAATTGCTGCATACccatcaaatcaaaccaatcaatcataaataaaaaaccccacctaaaaaatattaataatcttgaaggaaaaaaatatgataatcaGAGAACCCACCATCCTTTAAGAGCAGCATGCAAAGAGGAAGCTCGCGCTTGAAAACTTCAATCTTTCTCATTTCATCTTCGAGCCTTTTCACATAAGCATCAAGCTCTGACGACCTCTGAGAGCTATCTTCCATGGTTGAGAGCTGCGCGAGGAAGTCAGAGATTGTTTTTGGGATAAACACCAGACTGGTGTCCAAGCTCAGCTCCATTTTTCACTCACTCTgttgtttctctctctgtgtctctctttctctctccgtGTCTCGGTCTCTAGCATTGCCCAGATAAAACCTGATAAGGAACAGAGAGGCCAATTTATATGTGTAAGGGAATTTCAGATTCAGGACACACAAAGATTCAGTGCTTCGCATACGGGTCGTCGCGTCTCTGGGTCAACTCGGAAACTCAGTTCATTGACTCGGGTCCGAGTTTTGACGGTGGAATCTTTGGAATCCGTACTCACGCCGCGAAAATGTAATAATTGAtcgttatttttattttctatttttactTTCGGTTGGTATTTTGTGGGGTGCCCTGTTCAAGATTCTTTATTAGGTGGGTTAAAAGGAATCGTTGACCTCACCGTATTAATGCGAGAAGATTGAGGGCACTTTGGTCATCAAGGgtaaaacttttatttttgggtgaCTCAGAATTAGTGCTTCATTTTTGGATCCTCTAATTTTCCCACTTAaacttgcttttctttttaaaattataactTGTTTTCACTCTTTAATacaactatataaaaaaacttgtttttgACACTATaacatgaaaaacaaaaattaaacaaatactTGGCCCCAACAACATTGCATTGTAAGAGAAATAAATCAATGCCTCCAATCACGCTATGTAAATATCTTGGaggaaaaaatttgaataggtttttttttttttgggggtagaAACATAGATAGGATTATGGTAAATAAATTCTCACATCTAAGGCGAGAAAAATGGCATTTATCTTACACAATCTTCCGTATACGCTAAGATAGTTGCACAACAACAGATAATAGTAtctataaaaactaaaaatctaTATCCACCAATAGTCAGCAATTGCCTATAAATGAAAGCACATCAGGGCattcccaaaaagaaaaaagctatAGTAGATACTCGACCATTACGATATTGCCAAATTTGCAAGTAAAGTTAGAATTTATAGTTGCCCAACGAAAACCCATTCTCGTCCAATGGCCTCAAGCCACTCAATAAATAACTGTTAAAGGATGTTGGCGTACGACAGCACTATCCAAACGAGAACTTTTCTCTTTTGCGTTTCAAAATGGAAGAAAcctttgtttattattatgttaaaaatatatataagattaTAGTAAATAAATTCTCACATCTAAGGCGAGAAAGAGGGCATGTATCTTACACAATATTTTGTGTACGCCAAGACAGTTGCACAACAACATGAATCGTATCTATAACAATTTTGAATCTATATCCACCAATAGTCGGCAATTGCCAATGAATGAAAGCCCATTGGGGCCATTCTcgaaaaaaaaagtgataaTAAACACTCGGCCATTACGATGCAGCCAAATCTGCTAGTAAAGTTAGAATTTATAGTTCCCAAGTGATAAACCCATTCTCGTCCAATGGCCTCAAGtcattcaataaataattgtTAAAGAATGTTGACGTACGACAACAACTATCGAAATAATaacttttctcttttgcatttacaaattgaagattattgaacatttgttgattttttatattaaaaaaccTCCGAGAATGACAATGGCATCATtatgataaataactgaattaACAAAAATAGAGTTAGTTGCAAGAATAATAGAGAGATTAATTGAATAGTTAGTTCGGAAAATAGTAACAACATGATTTTTGGCAGATGCACCAACAAAACTAGACTTTGTAGTATCTAAGTGACAAATCCTTGGATGCCAAATGATCTCGAGCTAGTCAACGATATAATTGTTAGAGAATATCGACGTAGGGCGAGAGTTATTAAAATTAGAGAATATCGACGTAGGGCGAGAGTTATTGAAATAAGGACTTTTATGTGTTACAATTAAAAATGTAGAAAttattttcatgatttttagAGAAAAGAAACTCTAATAATTAGATCTTAATCTATATTAATCATGAACCGGATAAAATTGACAAAGCATTGGAGCAATTTATTAGAGTTAGCTGTCTAATCCTATTACCAAGATATCTCAAGGCCACTTTTGACATTTTTGGACGGATCACCGCGTCCGTAAACGACTAATACTGAAAATAA
Above is a genomic segment from Prunus dulcis chromosome 7, ALMONDv2, whole genome shotgun sequence containing:
- the LOC117636031 gene encoding transcription factor HHO5 isoform X1; protein product: MELSLDTSLVFIPKTISDFLAQLSTMEDSSQRSSELDAYVKRLEDEMRKIEVFKRELPLCMLLLKDAIERLKEKVMQCKKMEDRPVIEEFIPLKGNLDENGGGVLGKENSDKKNWMSSAQLWSTSLNIFEYNKHDSVSGLRTRNEEDDRSVPENPIEPSNNRAMGRTFVPFKEQYESGFTGTCLKDDKEVSQVPSLSLMTPLMSEALDASNNTNIKSNNNCRGGSGSGLAGQLKLQNKPQQQSQQQQPFRKQRRCWSPELHRRFVESLQQLGGTQVATPKQIRELMQVDGLTNDEVKSHLQKYRLHVRKLPASSAAKGNGIWMPLDHSADHSKANNSQSGSPQGPLLPGEFAKGRSTTGGESDNSREAEEDEKSDGQSWKGGLLHNNQGGDV
- the LOC117636197 gene encoding protein misato homolog 1 isoform X1, which translates into the protein MRELVTLQVGSFANFVGSHFWNFQDELNGLAEDPYADPVFKNQSLNMDVLYRSGETHQGTLTYTPRLVSVDLQGSLGSMSSRGTLYDEGSSASSNILTWGGNVSTHAAEPHKKNLFLQSLYGEEQENSLTFENGVTGGENPRTEIHDRDKVESLENGVQYWTDFSKVEYHPQSLYELSGLWVDPQKFDNYGIGRESLSGGLQGEEISGRLRFFVEECDHIQGFQFIVDDSGGFSPLAVDVLESIADEYTNAPVLLYAVRGPGSSVDPRSQKQRVSRKLHDAVSFSRLSSLCKLIVPVGLPSLSRSKASTFLCINDEKPYHCSAAYAATLHSLSLPFRMEPLGPTADSSYASGAVTVNEVVQILSGQTRQNMVAILDAAMPAPSLTGNQVEQTLLRHLQPLTPEIAKDIEDLQSVESISVHGALGPARGQRASVSEVKDMVHAAYEHATTRPMFCHLSVAQCPLPIPLPFPSIFGNRVGQHGELLSTPIIDSPSRGSLDVHSIPMAARLRSSSAVLPFLENRLGSLRSFGIARGAPGAELVRSWGFAKDELEEMGEVLSKMITTLDPRSQMSSDSD
- the LOC117636031 gene encoding transcription factor HHO5 isoform X2, encoding MELSLDTSLVFIPKTISDFLAQLSTMEDSSQRSSELDAYVKRLEDEMRKIEVFKRELPLCMLLLKDAIERLKEKVMQCKKMEDRPVIEEFIPLKGNLDENGGGVLGKENSDKKNWMSSAQLWSTSLNIFEYNKHDSVSGLRTRNEEDDRSVPENPIEPSNNRAMGRTFVPFKEQYESGFTGTCLKDDKEVSQVPSLSLMTPLMSEALDASNNTNIKSNNNCRGGSGSGLAGQLKLQNKPQQQSQQQQPFRKQRRCWSPELHRRFVESLQQLGGTQATPKQIRELMQVDGLTNDEVKSHLQKYRLHVRKLPASSAAKGNGIWMPLDHSADHSKANNSQSGSPQGPLLPGEFAKGRSTTGGESDNSREAEEDEKSDGQSWKGGLLHNNQGGDV
- the LOC117636197 gene encoding protein misato homolog 1 isoform X2 translates to MSSRGTLYDEGSSASSNILTWGGNVSTHAAEPHKKNLFLQSLYGEEQENSLTFENGVTGGENPRTEIHDRDKVESLENGVQYWTDFSKVEYHPQSLYELSGLWVDPQKFDNYGIGRESLSGGLQGEEISGRLRFFVEECDHIQGFQFIVDDSGGFSPLAVDVLESIADEYTNAPVLLYAVRGPGSSVDPRSQKQRVSRKLHDAVSFSRLSSLCKLIVPVGLPSLSRSKASTFLCINDEKPYHCSAAYAATLHSLSLPFRMEPLGPTADSSYASGAVTVNEVVQILSGQTRQNMVAILDAAMPAPSLTGNQVEQTLLRHLQPLTPEIAKDIEDLQSVESISVHGALGPARGQRASVSEVKDMVHAAYEHATTRPMFCHLSVAQCPLPIPLPFPSIFGNRVGQHGELLSTPIIDSPSRGSLDVHSIPMAARLRSSSAVLPFLENRLGSLRSFGIARGAPGAELVRSWGFAKDELEEMGEVLSKMITTLDPRSQMSSDSD